The Sphingomonas sinipercae genome contains a region encoding:
- a CDS encoding helix-turn-helix transcriptional regulator — translation MNNRLKILRAERDWSQQDLADLLQVSRQSVNAIETGKYDPSLPLAFRIAELFGQPIEQIFVSPSRG, via the coding sequence GTGAACAACCGGCTGAAGATCTTGCGCGCCGAACGCGACTGGAGCCAGCAGGACCTTGCCGACCTGCTCCAGGTTTCGCGCCAGAGCGTCAACGCCATCGAGACGGGCAAGTACGACCCGTCGCTGCCGCTCGCCTTCCGCATCGCAGAATTGTTCGGGCAGCCGATCGAGCAAATCTTCGTCAGTCCCAGCCGGGGCTGA
- a CDS encoding alpha/beta fold hydrolase, whose protein sequence is MSAFSVITPASARPAEKPVAATREERLDHISVVAIGRGDPIVLIPGLSSPRAVWDGVAPKLARDHQVLLVQVNGFAGDGPGANSGPGVLDGLVDDLHRYLLRHKLRSVTVIGHSLGGLSAMLLAARQPGDVAKVMVVDAFPFAGVMFDENATPEALRPLAAMLKGRMQAGYAGVSGEASAESTAKSLALSPSGAALVKEWVLKADPAVSAQAMAEAMLLDLRPRLTAISAPLTIVHPATVPGKDAAQTAAFYRGQYAGVRAVKFVPIEGTRHFIMLDQPAAFSDAVERFLKP, encoded by the coding sequence ATGTCCGCCTTCAGCGTCATTACACCCGCGTCGGCGCGGCCCGCGGAAAAGCCGGTCGCGGCGACGAGGGAAGAGCGGCTGGACCATATCTCCGTCGTCGCCATTGGGCGCGGCGATCCGATCGTCCTGATCCCGGGGCTGTCCTCCCCCCGGGCGGTTTGGGATGGCGTCGCCCCCAAACTAGCCCGCGACCACCAAGTGCTGCTTGTCCAGGTCAACGGCTTCGCCGGCGACGGACCAGGGGCGAACAGCGGCCCCGGCGTGCTCGATGGACTCGTCGACGACCTCCATCGCTACCTGCTTCGCCACAAGCTGCGGTCGGTCACGGTCATCGGTCATTCGCTTGGCGGTCTGTCCGCGATGCTGCTGGCTGCGCGCCAGCCCGGCGACGTTGCGAAGGTGATGGTGGTCGATGCCTTCCCGTTCGCCGGCGTGATGTTCGATGAAAACGCCACGCCGGAGGCGCTACGGCCGCTTGCCGCGATGCTGAAAGGCCGGATGCAGGCCGGTTATGCAGGGGTGAGCGGCGAGGCATCGGCGGAAAGCACCGCAAAGAGCTTGGCCCTCAGCCCGAGCGGCGCGGCATTGGTGAAGGAGTGGGTGCTCAAGGCCGACCCCGCCGTGAGCGCGCAAGCGATGGCGGAGGCGATGCTGCTCGACCTGCGTCCGCGGCTGACGGCCATTTCGGCGCCTTTGACCATCGTTCACCCTGCAACCGTTCCCGGGAAGGACGCGGCGCAAACGGCGGCCTTCTACCGCGGCCAATATGCCGGTGTCCGGGCGGTGAAGTTCGTTCCTATCGAAGGGACACGCCACTTCATCATGCTGGACCAGCCGGCGGCGTTTTCTGACGCGGTCGAGCGCTTCCTAAAACCCTAA
- the msrB gene encoding peptide-methionine (R)-S-oxide reductase MsrB, whose product MIDPKSAIGRRELIGGGLVAGAALLAWPRQRAEAAVAFEVRRSTGEWKKLLGPQRYAILREAGTERPYSSALNKEHRRGTFTCAGCGLPLFSSATKFESGTGWPSFFQPLGNAVVTHSDRTLGMARTEVLCRRCGGHLGHVFDDGPRPTGLRYCMNGLSLKFRPA is encoded by the coding sequence ATGATCGATCCTAAAAGCGCCATTGGGCGGCGGGAACTGATTGGTGGCGGTTTGGTCGCCGGCGCCGCACTGCTGGCATGGCCGCGACAGCGCGCCGAGGCCGCGGTCGCTTTCGAAGTCAGGCGGTCGACTGGCGAATGGAAAAAGCTGCTCGGGCCCCAGCGCTATGCGATCCTGCGCGAGGCCGGGACGGAGCGGCCCTATTCGAGCGCGCTCAACAAGGAGCATCGGCGCGGGACGTTCACTTGCGCCGGCTGCGGGCTGCCGCTGTTTTCCTCGGCGACCAAGTTCGAAAGCGGGACCGGCTGGCCGAGCTTCTTCCAGCCGCTCGGCAATGCGGTGGTCACGCATTCGGACCGAACACTCGGCATGGCCCGCACCGAAGTGCTTTGCCGCCGCTGCGGCGGGCACCTCGGCCACGTGTTCGATGACGGGCCGCGGCCGACCGGCCTGCGCTATTGCATGAACGGGCTGTCGCTGAAATTCCGGCCCGCCTGA
- the msrA gene encoding peptide-methionine (S)-S-oxide reductase MsrA, translating into MKALLAVAALAITAPAPAAPQQLQTAVLAGGCFWGMEAVFEHVKGVQDVVSGFAGGEAGDATYDRVSTERTGHAEAVRIRFDPKQVSYADLLKIYFTVAHDPTQVNRQYPDTGPSYRSAIFPQSPQQRALAAESIRRLNAAKAFRQPVATRIEGGRFYPAEAYHQDFARKNPRHAYIVAHDAPKVAKLKKTYPQYWRG; encoded by the coding sequence ATGAAAGCCCTGCTCGCCGTCGCTGCCTTGGCGATCACCGCGCCCGCCCCGGCTGCCCCGCAACAATTGCAGACCGCGGTCCTCGCCGGCGGCTGCTTCTGGGGCATGGAAGCGGTGTTCGAACATGTGAAGGGCGTGCAGGACGTCGTTTCGGGCTTTGCCGGCGGTGAGGCGGGCGACGCGACCTACGACAGGGTCAGCACGGAACGCACCGGCCATGCGGAGGCCGTGCGCATCCGCTTCGACCCGAAGCAGGTGAGCTATGCCGACCTCCTGAAAATCTATTTCACCGTCGCTCACGATCCGACGCAGGTGAACCGCCAATATCCGGACACCGGGCCAAGCTATCGCTCCGCAATCTTCCCGCAATCGCCGCAGCAGCGGGCGCTTGCGGCCGAATCCATCCGCCGGCTCAACGCCGCGAAGGCGTTTCGCCAACCGGTCGCGACGCGGATCGAAGGCGGCCGCTTCTATCCCGCGGAGGCCTATCACCAGGATTTCGCCCGCAAGAATCCGCGCCACGCCTACATCGTCGCGCACGACGCGCCGAAGGTGGCGAAGTTGAAGAAGACCTACCCGCAATATTGGCGAGGGTAG
- the yacG gene encoding DNA gyrase inhibitor YacG, with protein sequence MPSKPDRKRCPICDKPPSDEHAPFCSRGCKDRDLLKWLGEGYRIPGPPVPPGGVDSEEGEG encoded by the coding sequence ATGCCGAGCAAGCCTGACCGCAAGCGCTGCCCGATCTGCGACAAGCCGCCGTCCGACGAGCATGCGCCATTCTGTTCGCGCGGGTGCAAGGACCGCGACCTGCTGAAATGGCTTGGCGAAGGCTATCGCATCCCCGGCCCGCCGGTCCCGCCCGGCGGGGTGGACAGTGAGGAAGGCGAGGGCTAG
- a CDS encoding ribonuclease: MPDRLVERGIGETRSVRIAGGEIVEARILVDGVVPASSIVEARLAQAGKPAIATASGAEYLLPGGAPGITEGAACLIEVTREQIAGSEPWKRPLARLALRGAAPAVAGLPGEALAFPSPVDQLEAAGWSDLLDEARSGIVRFPGGELRVSPTPAMTLIDVDGHLPAAELALKAATAAARTILRHGIGGSIGIDFPTVAGKGPRQAIAEAFDAALPQPFERTTVNGFGFLQVVRPRRHPSLFELAQERASFEARALLRQAAMGGPGSKRLVAHPAVAALLERNPAWLEQLARQIGGTVSLRAEPSLAISGAYAEQA; the protein is encoded by the coding sequence TTGCCTGACCGGCTGGTCGAGCGCGGCATCGGCGAAACGCGGTCGGTGCGGATCGCGGGCGGCGAAATCGTCGAAGCGCGGATCCTGGTCGACGGCGTCGTGCCGGCGTCGAGCATCGTCGAGGCGCGGCTGGCCCAAGCCGGCAAGCCGGCCATCGCCACCGCGAGCGGCGCCGAATATCTTCTGCCCGGCGGCGCGCCCGGGATAACCGAGGGCGCGGCCTGCCTGATCGAGGTGACCCGCGAGCAGATCGCCGGAAGCGAGCCGTGGAAGCGGCCGCTTGCCCGCCTTGCGCTGCGTGGGGCCGCGCCTGCCGTGGCCGGCCTGCCGGGCGAAGCGCTTGCTTTCCCGTCCCCGGTCGACCAGCTGGAGGCCGCTGGCTGGTCCGACCTGCTGGACGAAGCGCGCAGCGGCATCGTCCGCTTCCCCGGCGGCGAGCTGCGCGTCTCCCCGACCCCGGCAATGACCCTGATCGACGTCGACGGCCACTTGCCCGCTGCCGAGCTGGCGCTGAAGGCGGCGACGGCGGCGGCGCGAACGATTCTTCGTCACGGCATCGGCGGGTCGATCGGCATCGATTTCCCGACCGTCGCCGGCAAGGGGCCGCGCCAGGCCATTGCGGAAGCTTTCGACGCAGCGCTTCCGCAACCATTCGAGCGGACCACGGTCAACGGCTTCGGCTTCCTCCAGGTCGTCCGGCCGCGCCGGCATCCGTCGCTGTTCGAACTGGCGCAGGAGCGAGCGTCGTTCGAGGCCCGCGCCTTGCTCCGCCAAGCGGCGATGGGCGGCCCTGGAAGCAAGCGGCTGGTCGCCCACCCGGCGGTCGCCGCGCTGCTGGAGCGGAACCCCGCGTGGCTTGAGCAGCTCGCGCGCCAAATCGGCGGCACCGTCAGCTTGCGCGCCGAGCCATCGCTTGCCATCTCGGGGGCCTATGCCGAGCAAGCCTGA
- a CDS encoding Maf family protein encodes MLILASASPRRLDLLARIGVTPNEVLPADIDESVRKAELPREHALRLAIEKAQAVAVQRPDAFVLAADTVVAVGRRILPKVEDEATLRACMKLLSGRRHRVMTGVALAAPGQPLRSRVVETTIAMKRLSDEEIDYYAAHGEWRGKAGGYALQGYGEVYVRHIGGSYSNVVGLPLGETRTMLKAAGYDLA; translated from the coding sequence ATGCTGATCCTCGCTTCGGCCAGCCCGCGCCGGCTCGACCTGCTGGCGCGCATCGGCGTGACCCCGAACGAAGTGCTTCCAGCCGACATCGATGAAAGCGTGCGCAAGGCCGAATTGCCGCGCGAGCATGCGCTTCGGTTGGCGATCGAGAAAGCGCAGGCGGTTGCCGTGCAACGCCCCGACGCCTTCGTCCTTGCCGCCGACACGGTGGTCGCGGTCGGGCGGCGGATCCTGCCGAAGGTCGAGGACGAAGCGACTCTGCGCGCGTGCATGAAGCTGCTGTCCGGCCGTCGCCACCGCGTGATGACCGGAGTCGCGCTCGCCGCGCCCGGCCAGCCGCTGCGCAGCCGAGTGGTCGAAACAACCATCGCGATGAAGCGCCTGAGCGACGAGGAAATCGACTATTACGCCGCACACGGCGAATGGCGCGGCAAGGCCGGCGGCTATGCGCTGCAGGGCTATGGCGAAGTCTACGTCCGGCACATCGGCGGCAGCTATTCCAACGTCGTCGGCCTGCCGCTAGGCGAGACTCGCACCATGCTGAAGGCGGCCGGGTACGACCTTGCCTGA
- the infA gene encoding translation initiation factor IF-1, with the protein MAKEELLEMRGKVLELLPNAMFRVELENGHEILGHTAGKMRKNRIRVLTGDEVLVEMTPYDLTKGRITYRFMPGRGGPPPRA; encoded by the coding sequence TTGGCCAAAGAAGAACTTCTCGAGATGCGTGGGAAAGTGCTCGAACTGCTTCCCAACGCAATGTTCCGTGTCGAGCTCGAGAACGGCCACGAGATCCTCGGCCACACGGCCGGCAAGATGCGCAAGAATCGCATCCGCGTCCTGACCGGCGACGAAGTGCTGGTCGAAATGACGCCCTACGACCTGACCAAGGGGCGCATTACCTATCGCTTCATGCCGGGCCGTGGGGGCCCACCGCCCCGCGCGTAA
- a CDS encoding sodium-translocating pyrophosphatase: protein MDLTLIAIACGVIAVLYGIITSRQVLASSPGNQRMVDIAGAIQEGAKAYLGRQYTTIAIVGVVVAILVGVFLGLTPAIAFVVGAVLSGAAGYIGMNISVRANVRTAEAARTSLQGGLTTAFRSGAITGMLVAGLALLAIAGVFYVLVGVQGETPQSREVVTALTTLAFGASLISIFARLGGGIFTKAADVGADLVGKVEAGIPEDDPRNPAVIADNVGDNVGDCAGMAADLFETYVVTVGATMILTALLIGTRAADITALMALPLLIGGVCIITSIIGTYMVKLGKSGSIMGALYKGFWTTAILSIPALFFATSFALGDMNAVIGGPEAAGTVVEGAVAAQTGGFTGWDLFYCMLIGLAVTGLLVWITEYYTGTNYRPVRSIAKASETGHGTNVIQGLAISLESTAMPTVVICIAIIASYLLAGLIGIAFAATAMLALAGMVVALDAYGPVTDNAGGIAEMSGMEDEVRQRTDALDAVGNTTKAVTKGYAIGSAALAALVLFGAYTTDLTEFASELGIGAAGVDFSLSNPYVVVGLLLGALLPYLFGAMGMTAVGRAAGDVVLDVREQFRSNPGIMDGSSRPNYARTVDLVTKAAIKEMIVPSLLPVLAPIAVYFIIAGVAGREQGFAALGALLLGVIVSGLFVAISMTSGGGAWDNAKKYIEDGHYGGKGSEAHKAAVTGDTVGDPYKDTAGPAVNPMIKITNIVALLLLAALAGGSGI from the coding sequence ATGGACCTGACTTTGATTGCGATCGCCTGTGGCGTGATCGCCGTGCTTTACGGCATCATCACCAGCCGCCAGGTGCTTGCCAGCTCGCCCGGTAACCAGCGCATGGTCGACATCGCCGGTGCCATCCAGGAAGGCGCGAAAGCCTACCTTGGCCGCCAGTACACGACCATCGCCATCGTCGGCGTCGTAGTCGCCATCCTGGTCGGCGTGTTCCTTGGCCTGACCCCGGCAATCGCCTTCGTCGTCGGCGCCGTGCTTTCGGGCGCCGCCGGATACATCGGCATGAACATTTCGGTCCGCGCCAACGTCCGCACCGCCGAAGCTGCCCGCACCAGCCTGCAGGGCGGCCTGACCACCGCCTTCCGCTCCGGCGCGATCACCGGCATGCTCGTTGCCGGACTGGCGCTGCTGGCCATTGCCGGCGTGTTCTACGTGCTGGTTGGCGTGCAGGGCGAAACCCCGCAGAGCCGTGAAGTCGTCACCGCGCTGACGACCCTGGCCTTCGGCGCATCGCTGATTTCCATCTTCGCCCGTCTTGGCGGCGGCATCTTCACCAAGGCCGCCGACGTCGGCGCCGACCTGGTCGGCAAGGTCGAGGCCGGGATTCCCGAAGACGATCCCCGCAACCCCGCCGTTATCGCGGACAACGTCGGCGACAACGTCGGCGATTGCGCCGGCATGGCTGCCGACCTGTTCGAAACCTACGTCGTCACCGTCGGTGCGACGATGATCCTGACCGCCCTCCTGATCGGCACCCGTGCCGCCGACATCACCGCGCTGATGGCGCTTCCGCTGCTGATCGGCGGCGTGTGCATCATCACCTCGATCATCGGCACCTACATGGTGAAGCTGGGCAAGAGCGGCTCGATCATGGGCGCGCTGTACAAGGGCTTCTGGACGACCGCGATCCTGTCGATCCCGGCCTTGTTCTTCGCCACCTCGTTCGCGCTTGGCGACATGAATGCCGTCATCGGCGGCCCCGAAGCGGCTGGTACGGTCGTCGAGGGCGCGGTCGCTGCCCAGACCGGCGGCTTCACCGGCTGGGACCTGTTCTACTGCATGCTCATCGGGCTGGCGGTAACCGGCCTGCTGGTGTGGATCACCGAATATTACACCGGCACCAACTATCGCCCGGTTCGCTCCATCGCCAAGGCGTCGGAGACGGGCCACGGCACCAACGTCATCCAGGGCCTGGCAATCAGCCTTGAATCGACGGCGATGCCGACGGTCGTCATCTGCATCGCGATTATCGCTTCCTACCTGCTCGCGGGCCTGATCGGAATCGCCTTCGCGGCGACGGCGATGCTTGCGCTGGCCGGCATGGTGGTCGCGCTCGACGCCTACGGCCCGGTCACCGACAATGCCGGCGGCATCGCCGAAATGTCGGGCATGGAGGACGAGGTCCGCCAGCGCACCGACGCGCTCGACGCGGTCGGCAACACGACCAAGGCCGTGACCAAGGGCTATGCGATCGGCTCGGCCGCGCTTGCGGCGCTGGTGCTGTTCGGCGCGTACACGACCGACCTGACCGAGTTCGCCAGCGAGCTTGGCATCGGTGCGGCGGGCGTCGATTTCTCGCTGTCCAACCCGTATGTCGTCGTTGGCCTGCTGCTCGGCGCATTGCTGCCGTACCTGTTCGGCGCGATGGGCATGACCGCGGTCGGCCGTGCCGCCGGCGACGTCGTGCTCGACGTGCGCGAGCAGTTCCGCTCCAACCCGGGCATCATGGACGGTTCCAGCCGTCCCAATTACGCCCGCACCGTCGACCTGGTGACCAAGGCCGCGATCAAGGAAATGATCGTCCCGTCGCTGCTGCCGGTGCTGGCGCCGATCGCCGTCTACTTCATCATCGCCGGCGTCGCGGGCCGTGAGCAGGGCTTTGCCGCCCTGGGCGCGCTGCTTCTCGGCGTGATCGTGTCCGGCCTGTTCGTCGCCATTTCGATGACGTCGGGCGGCGGCGCTTGGGACAATGCCAAGAAGTATATCGAAGACGGCCATTACGGCGGCAAGGGATCGGAAGCCCACAAGGCTGCCGTGACCGGCGACACCGTCGGCGATCCCTACAAGGACACCGCCGGCCCGGCCGTGAACCCGATGATCAAGATCACCAACATCGTCGCGCTGCTGCTGCTCGCGGCGCTGGCGGGCGGTTCGGGCATCTGA
- the thiL gene encoding thiamine-phosphate kinase: protein MREADLIERLRRLATHPGARELRDDAAVLEGLVLTHDTIAEGVHFFPFDPPASVGWKLLAVNLSDLAAKGAAPVGVLLSVTLSDDDWIAAFIDGMEAACESYRVPLLGGDTISLPPGAPRIVGLTAVGRAGERTPARSGGRPGDRLWVAGTLGDAAAGLALLDMDPAADGPLVDVFRRPVPLLEMGRALAPHATAMMDVSDGLLLDLSRLCAASGCGAEVQLDAMPLSRAFVGEKGQDRAARLFAASGGDDYALLAAIPPELDPSVTLSLPEKPTLVCIGRLAEGHGISLTDGGETVPLPERLGYEHRTELSPMDDRG, encoded by the coding sequence ATGCGGGAAGCCGACCTCATCGAGCGGCTCCGCCGGCTCGCGACCCATCCCGGCGCGCGCGAGCTTCGCGACGATGCCGCAGTGCTCGAGGGGTTGGTCCTGACCCACGACACGATTGCCGAAGGCGTCCATTTCTTCCCCTTCGATCCGCCCGCCAGCGTCGGCTGGAAGCTGCTTGCAGTGAACTTGTCCGACCTTGCCGCCAAGGGCGCGGCACCGGTCGGCGTCTTGCTGTCGGTGACCTTGTCCGACGACGACTGGATCGCCGCTTTCATCGACGGGATGGAGGCGGCCTGCGAAAGTTACCGGGTGCCGCTGCTTGGCGGGGACACGATCAGCCTGCCGCCCGGCGCGCCGCGGATCGTCGGCCTGACCGCGGTCGGGCGCGCCGGGGAACGGACGCCGGCACGGTCCGGCGGCAGGCCCGGCGATCGCTTGTGGGTGGCTGGGACGCTTGGCGATGCCGCCGCCGGCCTGGCGCTGCTCGACATGGACCCGGCGGCGGACGGGCCGCTGGTCGACGTGTTTCGACGGCCGGTGCCGCTGCTGGAAATGGGCCGCGCGCTGGCGCCCCATGCGACGGCGATGATGGATGTGTCCGACGGGCTTTTGCTCGACCTGTCGCGCCTGTGCGCGGCAAGCGGTTGCGGTGCGGAGGTGCAGCTCGACGCAATGCCGCTGTCCCGCGCTTTCGTCGGTGAGAAAGGCCAGGACCGGGCGGCGCGGCTGTTCGCTGCGTCCGGCGGCGACGACTATGCGCTGCTCGCCGCTATCCCGCCCGAGCTCGACCCGTCGGTAACCCTTTCTTTACCTGAAAAGCCGACCCTTGTGTGCATCGGCCGTCTTGCCGAAGGTCACGGTATTTCCCTGACCGACGGCGGCGAGACGGTTCCGTTGCCGGAGCGGCTTGGGTATGAACATCGCACTGAACTTTCGCCAATGGACGATCGCGGTTAG
- the nusB gene encoding transcription antitermination factor NusB — translation MSASTRSRSRSAARLAAVQALYQHDMEGTPIPRLLREFHEHRLGAVIEEDEYFDAERDFFDDLVSGAQARLGDVDQAIVGKLASGWTLDRLDRPMRAILRAGTYELIARHDVPVGSVISEYVDVAKAFYDKRESGFVNGLLDAIAKEVRPARAE, via the coding sequence ATGTCCGCTTCCACCCGTTCCCGTTCTCGTTCCGCCGCGCGGCTTGCCGCCGTCCAGGCGCTTTACCAGCATGACATGGAAGGGACGCCGATCCCGCGGCTGCTTCGAGAATTTCACGAGCATCGGCTTGGCGCGGTGATCGAGGAAGACGAATATTTCGATGCCGAGCGCGACTTTTTCGACGATCTGGTCAGCGGTGCCCAGGCGCGCCTGGGCGACGTCGACCAGGCGATTGTCGGCAAGCTTGCCAGCGGCTGGACCCTCGACCGGCTCGACCGGCCGATGCGCGCCATCCTTCGCGCCGGCACCTATGAGCTGATCGCGCGCCACGACGTGCCGGTCGGGTCGGTGATTTCCGAATATGTCGATGTCGCCAAGGCGTTTTACGACAAGCGCGAGAGCGGCTTCGTCAACGGCCTGCTCGACGCCATCGCCAAGGAGGTGCGCCCGGCGCGCGCCGAATAA
- a CDS encoding alpha/beta fold hydrolase yields MTDFRQVALPTGVTLNVALAGPPDGRPVILLHGFPESHRTWRGLEPLLRDRFRLIMPDQRGYAGSDKPQGKINYRTDRLVDDVFALADALGVERFALVGHDWGGAVAWAAALRHDPRVERLAIVNSPHPTIFAKSLIEDSGQRAASQYINAFKAPGFERFIRIKGWDWFFERTFRDHVDLASIPEAEKQQYIAEWSQPGAFAAMLNWYRATRMIVPPPLITVPLPDWLLKHARKIAIPTLVIWGMRDSALLPVQLEGLDLLVENLSIERLEGVGHFAPWEAPEAVATPLAPFLAG; encoded by the coding sequence GTGACCGATTTCCGGCAGGTCGCGCTGCCGACGGGCGTAACGTTGAACGTCGCGCTGGCGGGGCCGCCGGACGGCCGGCCGGTGATCCTCCTCCACGGTTTTCCCGAATCGCACCGCACCTGGCGTGGGCTCGAGCCGCTGCTGCGCGACCGTTTCCGGCTGATCATGCCCGACCAGCGCGGCTACGCCGGCTCGGACAAGCCCCAGGGCAAGATCAATTACCGGACCGACAGGCTGGTCGACGACGTCTTCGCGCTGGCCGACGCGCTTGGGGTCGAGCGATTCGCGCTGGTTGGTCATGACTGGGGCGGCGCCGTCGCTTGGGCCGCGGCGCTTCGGCACGATCCGCGCGTCGAGCGGCTGGCGATCGTCAACTCCCCGCACCCGACGATCTTCGCGAAGTCGTTGATCGAGGACTCCGGCCAGCGCGCGGCATCGCAATATATCAACGCGTTCAAGGCGCCGGGCTTCGAACGGTTCATCCGCATCAAGGGATGGGACTGGTTCTTCGAACGCACTTTCCGGGACCATGTCGACCTCGCTTCGATCCCGGAGGCGGAGAAGCAGCAATATATCGCCGAATGGTCCCAGCCGGGCGCGTTCGCGGCGATGCTCAACTGGTATCGCGCCACGCGGATGATCGTGCCGCCGCCGCTGATCACCGTCCCACTGCCCGACTGGCTGCTCAAGCATGCGCGGAAAATCGCCATCCCGACGCTCGTCATCTGGGGAATGCGCGACTCGGCGCTCCTTCCGGTCCAGCTCGAAGGGCTCGACCTGTTGGTCGAGAACCTGTCGATCGAACGGCTCGAAGGGGTCGGCCATTTCGCCCCATGGGAAGCGCCCGAAGCGGTGGCCACGCCGCTTGCCCCCTTCCTTGCGGGCTGA
- a CDS encoding pirin family protein, with translation MENDSPILQTLAPVTHDLGGFKVHRTLPHKQRTMVGPFIFFDQMGPAQLEIGGGIDVRPHPHINLATVTYLFAGAIDHRDSLGTRQRIEPGAVNLMTAGQGITHSERSPADERAAGPELSGIQTWLALPQAKEEVPPAFEHVPADALPVIDGDGVSLNLIMGEAFGAASPVTCHSPTIYAAITLAPGASVDIDKDADERALYLLDGDANVDGFELQPQYLALLAPGRRPVVRSQSGARLMLCGGAPMDGERHVWWNFVSSSRDRLNEAKRAWKAGEFALPPDDHDEFIPLPEVPLTVSYP, from the coding sequence ATGGAGAATGACAGCCCGATCCTCCAGACCCTGGCGCCGGTGACTCACGACCTTGGCGGGTTCAAGGTCCACCGGACGTTGCCGCACAAGCAGCGCACGATGGTCGGGCCCTTCATCTTCTTCGACCAGATGGGCCCCGCGCAGCTGGAAATCGGTGGCGGCATCGACGTCCGGCCGCACCCGCACATCAACCTTGCCACCGTCACTTATTTGTTCGCCGGCGCCATCGACCATCGCGACAGCCTGGGCACCCGCCAGCGGATCGAGCCCGGCGCTGTCAACCTGATGACCGCGGGACAGGGCATCACCCATTCCGAGCGATCCCCCGCCGACGAGCGCGCCGCCGGCCCGGAGCTGTCCGGAATCCAGACCTGGCTGGCGCTGCCGCAAGCGAAGGAGGAGGTTCCGCCGGCCTTCGAGCATGTGCCGGCGGACGCGCTTCCCGTGATCGACGGCGACGGGGTCAGCCTGAACCTGATCATGGGCGAAGCGTTTGGCGCGGCCTCGCCGGTCACCTGCCATTCGCCGACCATATATGCGGCGATCACGCTTGCGCCCGGCGCGTCGGTCGACATCGACAAGGACGCCGACGAACGTGCGCTCTACCTGCTCGATGGCGACGCCAACGTCGACGGGTTCGAGCTTCAGCCGCAGTATTTGGCGCTCCTTGCCCCCGGCCGCCGTCCCGTCGTCCGAAGCCAGAGCGGCGCCCGGCTGATGCTGTGCGGCGGCGCGCCGATGGATGGCGAGCGCCATGTCTGGTGGAACTTCGTGTCGTCGAGCCGCGACCGGCTGAACGAAGCGAAGCGCGCGTGGAAGGCGGGCGAATTCGCGCTTCCGCCCGACGACCATGACGAGTTCATCCCGCTGCCCGAAGTGCCGCTGACCGTCAGCTATCCGTGA